A single Eulemur rufifrons isolate Redbay chromosome 9, OSU_ERuf_1, whole genome shotgun sequence DNA region contains:
- the TMUB2 gene encoding transmembrane and ubiquitin-like domain-containing protein 2 isoform X4, translated as MISRHLQNNLMSVDPVSSQAMELSDVTLIEGVGNEVMVVAGVVVLILALVLAWLSTYVADSGSNQLLGTIVSAGDTSVLHLGHVDHLVAGQGTPEPTELPHPSEANTSLDKRAR; from the exons ATGATTTCACGTCATCTTCAAAACAACCTCATGAG CGTGGACCCAGTCAGCAGCCAGGCCATGGAGCTCTCTGATGTCACCCTCATTGAGGGTGTGGGTAATgaggtgatggtggtggcaggtgtggtggtgctgATTCTAGCCTTGGTCCTAGCTTGGCTCTCTACCTACGTAGCAGACAGCGGTAGCAACCAACTCCTGGGCACTATTGTGTCAGCAGGCGACACGTCTGTCCTCCACTTGGGGCATGTGGACCACCTGGTGGCAGGCCAAGGCACCCCAGAGCCAACTGAACTCCCCCACCCATCAGAGG